ATGGAAGACAAGGGCGTCCGCGAGTACATCAGAGTGCTGCGGCTTTTGGAATCGGCCACGGTCGGGCAACTGGCAGGTGCGATCGAGCAGGCTCTTTTGATCGGCGCGACCAGCGTGGACGCGATCAAGCTGATCCTGGAGCATCGCAGGCAGGAGCCGATCGCTCTGTTTTGTCTGGACGGCCATCCGCATCTTAAATCGGTGCGCGTACCGGGTGTGGACCTGACGGCTTATCAAGGTCTGACGGAGGGCATCCGATGAAGAAAATCGAGACGAAAAGCACGGTGCTGCTGGCCCACCACCTCAAGGCGCTGAAGATGCCGACCATGTTTGCCGAGTGCGAGAAAACGGCCGCCCGTTGCGCGAAGGAGAACGTCGATCACCTCGGCTTTCTGCTTCAACTGTGCGAGCTGGAGCTTTTGGAACGGGAGCGCAAAGCCGCGGAGCGAAGACTCAAGGCCGCACGGTTTCCAAATCAAAAGACACTGGACACATTTGATTTTGGAGCGCAGCCCTCGGTAAACAAGGTGCTGGTTTCCGAGCTGCTGCGCTGCGAATACATCGACAAGCGCGAAAACATCCTGATGATGGGCAACCCCGGCACGGGCAAGACCCACTTGGCCACGGAGCTGGGGATGGAGGCATGCGCCAGGGGCAAGAAGGTGCGTTTCTGGCGCGTGACCGAGCTGATCACCACGCTGATGGAGGCCCGCGAGGATCGGCAACTGGCGCGGCTGCGCGCCCGGCTGGCCAAGCTCGACCTGCTGGTGCTGGATGAGCTGGGCTACGTGCCCGCATCCAAGGTCGGGGCGGAGCTGCTGTTTGATATCATTAGCTCGGCCTATGAACGAACGAGCATCGTCGTGACCACGAATCTGCCCTTCGAGAACTG
The window above is part of the Candidatus Lernaella stagnicola genome. Proteins encoded here:
- the istB gene encoding IS21-like element helper ATPase IstB, which produces MKKIETKSTVLLAHHLKALKMPTMFAECEKTAARCAKENVDHLGFLLQLCELELLERERKAAERRLKAARFPNQKTLDTFDFGAQPSVNKVLVSELLRCEYIDKRENILMMGNPGTGKTHLATELGMEACARGKKVRFWRVTELITTLMEAREDRQLARLRARLAKLDLLVLDELGYVPASKVGAELLFDIISSAYERTSIVVTTNLPFENWTEVLGSERLTGAVLDRLTHRCHIIEMTGESYRLKDAKKRRVGKPQ